One part of the Rhizobium rhizogenes genome encodes these proteins:
- a CDS encoding ABC transporter ATP-binding protein has product MSAPLLTVENLRVSFPTRTGLVEAVRGVSFTLGRERLGIVGESGSGKSQTGRAIMGLTPKSARIEAAALRFGDIDLLKASAKERRIMRGKRMAMILQDPKYSLNPVMTIGRQIMETLRTHEKIGSGEARQRTLAMLEAVQIRDPGRVFDLYPHEVSGGMGQRVMIAMMLVCGPELLIADEPTSALDVTVQLEVLDILDKLVRDRGMGLIFVSHDLRLVSSFCDRVLVMYAGKVVEELSSANLKEAKHPYTQGLLNCLPEIGGHRHPLPVLERKPEWRA; this is encoded by the coding sequence ATGAGTGCGCCGCTTCTGACCGTAGAGAACCTGCGCGTGTCCTTCCCCACCCGCACCGGGCTGGTGGAGGCGGTGCGCGGCGTGTCCTTCACGCTCGGCCGCGAGCGCCTCGGTATTGTCGGCGAATCCGGCTCCGGCAAGTCGCAGACCGGCCGCGCCATCATGGGGCTGACGCCGAAAAGCGCGCGCATCGAGGCCGCTGCGCTGCGCTTCGGCGATATCGATCTGCTCAAGGCGTCTGCAAAGGAACGGCGGATCATGCGCGGCAAGCGCATGGCCATGATCCTGCAGGACCCGAAATATTCGCTGAACCCGGTGATGACCATCGGCCGCCAGATCATGGAAACCTTGCGGACCCACGAAAAGATCGGCAGCGGCGAGGCGCGCCAGCGCACGCTAGCGATGCTCGAAGCCGTGCAGATCCGCGATCCCGGGCGCGTCTTCGATCTTTACCCGCACGAGGTCTCCGGCGGCATGGGCCAGCGCGTCATGATTGCCATGATGCTGGTCTGCGGCCCGGAACTGCTGATCGCCGACGAACCGACTTCGGCGCTCGACGTGACGGTTCAGCTGGAAGTGCTCGATATTCTCGACAAGCTGGTGCGCGACCGTGGCATGGGGCTGATCTTCGTCAGTCACGATCTCAGGCTCGTCTCCTCCTTCTGCGACCGTGTTCTTGTCATGTATGCCGGCAAGGTGGTGGAGGAGCTGTCTTCCGCCAATCTGAAGGAAGCCAAACACCCCTATACGCAGGGCCTGCTGAACTGCCTGCCGGAAATAGGCGGCCACCGGCATCCGCTGCCGGTTCTGGAACGCAAGCCGGAGTGGCGCGCATGA
- a CDS encoding ABC transporter permease, which translates to MTLSTDTIKPYSREWLLSDRPASRKQARLGRAYVIWRRFSENRLALLGLGIIIALLFVALFADVLAPHNPVQGDLRNARLLPPGTEGYLLGTDDQGRDILSRLIHGSRLTLFVVLLVAIIAAPVGLIVGTVSGYAGGWVDAVLMRITDIFLAFPKLVLALALVAALGPGIENAVLAIALTSWPPYARIARAETMTFRNSDFIAAVKLMGASPFRIVLKHVMPLCLSSLIVRVTLDMAGIILTAAGLGFLGLGAQPPLPEWGAMIASGRRFILDQWWVAAMPGVAILIVSLGFNLLGDGLRDALDPKEAGQ; encoded by the coding sequence ATGACCCTTTCGACCGATACGATCAAACCCTATAGCCGCGAATGGCTGCTCTCCGACCGGCCGGCCTCGCGCAAACAGGCGCGGCTTGGCCGCGCTTATGTCATCTGGCGGCGGTTTTCAGAAAACCGGCTGGCGCTGCTCGGCCTCGGCATCATCATCGCGCTGCTGTTCGTGGCGCTGTTTGCCGATGTGCTGGCCCCGCATAACCCTGTGCAGGGCGACCTGCGCAATGCGCGGCTTTTGCCGCCCGGCACGGAAGGTTACCTGCTCGGCACCGACGATCAGGGCCGCGATATTCTCTCGCGCCTCATCCACGGTTCGCGGCTGACGCTGTTCGTGGTGCTTTTGGTCGCCATCATCGCAGCGCCCGTCGGCCTCATCGTCGGCACCGTTTCCGGTTACGCCGGTGGCTGGGTGGATGCGGTGCTGATGCGGATCACCGATATCTTCCTTGCCTTTCCGAAGCTGGTATTGGCGCTGGCGCTGGTCGCGGCACTCGGGCCGGGCATCGAGAATGCGGTGCTCGCCATCGCGCTCACCTCATGGCCGCCCTATGCGCGCATTGCCCGCGCCGAAACCATGACCTTCCGCAATTCCGATTTCATCGCTGCGGTGAAGCTCATGGGGGCATCGCCTTTCCGCATTGTCCTCAAACACGTCATGCCGCTCTGCCTGTCGTCGCTCATCGTGCGTGTGACGCTGGATATGGCGGGCATCATCCTCACCGCCGCCGGTCTCGGCTTCCTCGGCCTTGGCGCGCAGCCGCCGCTGCCGGAATGGGGGGCGATGATCGCTTCCGGGCGCCGCTTCATCCTCGATCAATGGTGGGTCGCGGCCATGCCGGGCGTGGCGATCCTCATCGTCAGCCTCGGTTTTAACCTGCTAGGTGACGGCCTGCGTGACGCGCTGGACCCCAAGGAGGCGGGCCAATGA
- a CDS encoding ABC transporter permease, whose translation MSMVEANSRARHGKRRANARVKAVLGFAVTVITTFLGLMAVTFFIGRVVPIDPALAIVGDRAPAHVVERVREQLGLNLPLWQQFFLYLKQALSGDFGTSVLTTNPVMEDIKRVFPATIELATIGTVIGAVFGIPLGVLAAVKRGSIADQIVRVIGLIGYSVPIFWLGLLALLVFYARLQWVAYPGRMDIVYEFTFTPVTGFFLIDAIWQRQWDVLWDLFRHIILPASLLGYFSLAYISRMTRSFMLNELAQEYIVAARAKGLSETRIIWFHALRNAAVPLVTVIALSYAGLLEGSVLTETIFAWPGLGLYITNSLQNADMNAVLGGTIVIGAIFVGINLFSDLLYRTLDPRTRSR comes from the coding sequence TTGAGCATGGTTGAAGCAAACAGCAGGGCGAGGCACGGCAAACGCCGTGCCAATGCCCGCGTGAAAGCCGTTCTCGGCTTCGCCGTCACCGTCATCACCACCTTTCTGGGGCTGATGGCGGTCACATTTTTCATTGGCCGCGTCGTGCCGATCGATCCCGCACTGGCGATCGTCGGTGATCGTGCGCCCGCACATGTGGTCGAGCGGGTGCGTGAGCAGCTCGGCCTCAACCTGCCGCTATGGCAGCAATTTTTCCTTTACCTGAAGCAGGCGCTTTCGGGCGATTTCGGCACCTCCGTCCTCACTACCAATCCTGTCATGGAGGATATCAAGCGGGTGTTTCCGGCAACCATCGAGCTTGCCACGATCGGCACGGTCATCGGCGCCGTCTTCGGCATTCCGCTCGGCGTGCTTGCCGCCGTCAAGCGCGGCAGCATCGCCGACCAGATCGTGCGCGTCATCGGCCTCATCGGTTATTCCGTGCCGATCTTCTGGCTCGGCCTGCTTGCGCTGCTCGTCTTTTACGCCCGGCTGCAATGGGTCGCTTATCCCGGCCGCATGGATATCGTTTATGAATTCACCTTCACGCCGGTGACGGGCTTTTTCCTGATCGATGCGATCTGGCAGCGGCAATGGGACGTGTTGTGGGATCTCTTCCGCCACATCATCCTGCCCGCTTCTCTGCTCGGTTATTTTTCGCTCGCCTATATCAGCCGCATGACACGCTCCTTCATGCTGAACGAGCTTGCCCAGGAATATATCGTCGCGGCCCGCGCCAAGGGGCTTTCGGAAACCCGCATCATCTGGTTCCACGCGCTGCGCAATGCCGCTGTGCCGCTGGTAACCGTGATTGCGCTCTCCTATGCCGGTCTGCTTGAAGGTTCGGTGCTGACCGAAACCATCTTCGCCTGGCCGGGGCTCGGCCTCTACATCACCAATTCCCTGCAGAATGCGGATATGAATGCCGTTCTCGGCGGCACGATCGTGATCGGCGCCATCTTCGTCGGCATCAATCTCTTCTCCGATCTGCTTTACCGGACGCTCGATCCAAGGACGCGCAGCCGATGA
- a CDS encoding ABC transporter substrate-binding protein: MIKSLNKSMRILSTSAALSLMMLSAPHAFAATPADTLVEGFAIDDIITLDPGEAFELSAAEVTGNTYSKLVSIDLNDTSKVTGDLAESWTTSEDGLTYTFKLKSGLKFASGNPVTAEDVAFSFERAVKLDKSPAFLLTQFGLSGDNVNEKAKAADEHTFVLTVDKPYAPSFVLNVLTATVASVVDKKLITEKAKSVTPSADYKYDTDFGNEFLKTGYAGSGPYKILGWKANEAVILEANPNYYGEKPKLKRVVYRHMKESSGQRLALENGDIDVARNLEPGDMEAVSKKEGLAVTSAPKGTVYYFSLNQKNENLKKPEVIEAFKYLVDYDAIGATIIKGIGEIHQTFLPKGQLGALDENPYKLDVAKAKELLEKAGLKDGFTVTMDVRNTQPVTGIAESVQQTLAQAGIKLEIIPGDGKQTLTKYRARTHDIYIGQWGSDYFDPNSNAETFTINYDNSDEGKNKTLAWRNAWDVPDLTKETQSALLEKDNAKRAAIYENLQKEVLAKGPFVIIFQQTEVAGYSAKLKGLKLGPSFDTNYVYTISKE, from the coding sequence ATGATCAAATCGCTCAACAAATCCATGCGTATCCTCAGCACCAGCGCCGCCTTGTCGTTGATGATGCTGTCGGCGCCGCACGCTTTCGCTGCCACCCCGGCCGATACGCTGGTCGAAGGTTTCGCCATCGATGACATCATCACGCTCGATCCGGGCGAGGCTTTCGAACTGTCTGCCGCCGAAGTTACCGGCAATACCTATAGCAAGCTCGTCTCCATCGATCTCAACGACACTTCCAAGGTGACCGGTGATCTGGCGGAGAGCTGGACGACCTCCGAGGATGGCCTGACCTATACGTTCAAGCTGAAATCCGGTCTTAAATTCGCCTCCGGCAATCCGGTCACCGCTGAAGACGTGGCCTTCTCCTTCGAGCGGGCGGTGAAGCTTGACAAGTCGCCGGCATTCCTGCTGACGCAGTTCGGCCTCAGCGGTGACAACGTCAACGAAAAGGCCAAGGCTGCCGACGAACACACCTTCGTGCTGACGGTCGACAAGCCCTATGCGCCGAGCTTCGTGCTGAACGTGCTCACCGCAACCGTTGCTTCGGTGGTCGACAAGAAACTCATCACCGAAAAGGCGAAGTCGGTCACGCCGAGCGCCGATTACAAATACGACACGGATTTCGGCAACGAGTTCCTGAAGACCGGTTATGCCGGTTCCGGCCCCTACAAGATCCTTGGCTGGAAGGCCAACGAGGCCGTCATCCTCGAAGCCAATCCGAATTATTACGGTGAGAAGCCGAAGCTGAAGCGCGTCGTCTATCGCCACATGAAGGAAAGCTCCGGCCAGCGCCTGGCGCTTGAAAACGGCGATATCGATGTTGCCCGTAACCTCGAGCCGGGTGACATGGAAGCCGTTTCCAAGAAGGAAGGCCTTGCCGTCACCTCCGCGCCCAAGGGCACGGTCTATTACTTCAGCCTCAACCAGAAGAACGAGAACCTGAAGAAGCCCGAGGTCATCGAGGCGTTCAAATATTTGGTCGACTATGACGCGATCGGCGCGACGATCATCAAGGGTATCGGCGAAATCCACCAGACCTTCCTGCCGAAGGGCCAGCTCGGCGCGCTTGACGAGAACCCCTACAAGCTCGACGTCGCCAAGGCGAAGGAGCTTCTCGAAAAGGCCGGCCTGAAGGACGGCTTCACCGTGACCATGGATGTGCGCAACACCCAGCCTGTGACCGGCATTGCCGAAAGCGTGCAGCAGACGCTGGCGCAGGCCGGCATCAAGCTGGAAATCATTCCGGGTGACGGCAAGCAGACGCTGACCAAATACCGCGCCCGCACCCATGATATCTACATCGGTCAGTGGGGTTCGGACTATTTCGACCCGAACTCGAATGCGGAAACCTTCACCATCAACTACGACAATTCCGATGAGGGGAAGAACAAGACGCTCGCATGGCGCAATGCCTGGGACGTTCCTGATCTGACCAAGGAAACCCAGTCGGCACTTTTGGAGAAGGACAACGCCAAGCGCGCCGCCATCTATGAAAACCTGCAGAAGGAAGTTCTGGCAAAGGGTCCCTTCGTCATCATCTTCCAGCAGACCGAAGTGGCCGGATATTCCGCCAAGCTGAAGGGCCTGAAGCTCGGCCCGAGCTTCGACACCAACTACGTCTACACCATCTCCAAGGAATGA
- a CDS encoding dipeptidase — MHAVFDGHNDVLLRLWRNSKAGADPVAEFKNGTREGHIDGPRARAGGLGGGICAIYIPSGDLILQEPDANGHYDTPLAAPLERQPSLDIAMEKAAIALRLDRAGAWRLCRSTADIRKAFAEDIFAAVLHMEGCEAIGADLDALEVFHAAGLRSLGPVWSRHNIFGHGVPFSYPMSPDTAPGLTDAGFALVKECNRLGILIDLAHITEKGFWDVAKTTNQPLIASHSNAHALTPVARNLTDRQMDAIKESGGLVGLNYAVTMLRSDARDIADTPLSDMVRHIDYMVERMGIDCVALGSDFDGATVPVGIADASGNHNLVAALKSAGYGDGELAKICRENWLRVLSEAWHEAA; from the coding sequence ATGCATGCAGTATTCGACGGTCATAATGATGTGCTGCTTCGGTTGTGGCGCAACAGCAAGGCCGGTGCCGATCCGGTTGCGGAATTCAAAAACGGCACGCGCGAAGGCCATATTGACGGGCCACGGGCCAGGGCCGGCGGTCTCGGCGGCGGCATCTGCGCCATCTACATTCCATCAGGCGATCTGATCCTGCAGGAGCCGGACGCGAACGGCCATTACGATACGCCGCTCGCGGCTCCGCTTGAGCGTCAACCTTCACTCGACATCGCCATGGAGAAAGCCGCGATCGCGCTCAGGCTCGATCGCGCCGGCGCATGGCGGCTGTGCCGTTCCACAGCCGATATCCGCAAGGCCTTCGCCGAGGATATTTTCGCCGCCGTGCTGCATATGGAAGGCTGCGAGGCGATCGGCGCCGATCTCGACGCGCTGGAGGTGTTTCACGCCGCCGGCCTGCGCTCGCTCGGCCCGGTCTGGAGCCGGCACAATATCTTCGGCCACGGCGTTCCCTTTTCCTATCCGATGTCGCCCGACACCGCGCCCGGTCTGACCGATGCCGGTTTCGCGCTGGTGAAGGAGTGCAACCGGCTCGGCATTCTCATCGATCTCGCGCATATAACCGAAAAAGGCTTCTGGGATGTGGCGAAGACCACCAACCAGCCGCTGATCGCCAGCCATTCCAACGCGCATGCGCTTACCCCCGTTGCCCGCAATCTCACCGACCGGCAGATGGATGCCATCAAGGAAAGCGGCGGGCTGGTGGGCCTCAACTATGCCGTGACCATGCTCAGGTCCGATGCGCGTGACATTGCCGATACGCCGCTTTCCGACATGGTGCGCCATATCGACTACATGGTGGAGCGTATGGGCATCGATTGCGTGGCGCTTGGATCGGATTTCGATGGCGCGACGGTACCCGTCGGCATCGCCGATGCCAGCGGCAACCACAATCTGGTTGCGGCGCTGAAATCGGCGGGCTACGGTGATGGAGAACTTGCTAAAATATGCCGGGAAAACTGGCTGCGCGTTTTGTCCGAGGCCTGGCACGAGGCGGCCTGA
- a CDS encoding phosphoribosyltransferase yields the protein MPSPASPATPSPAAPHEFWQEIHPPRTFETAGPYSTFFPAALDDGRQICLPIRPLADGEHALASLIVNQASFEVLEALAADLAAKLLPFKPDVVIGLPTLGLTLAAVVARHLGHSRYVPLGTSRKFWYLEELSVPMSSITTRQEKRLYIDPRMLPLIEGRRVALVDDVISSGSSIISGLSLLAASGIRPAVIGAAMLQSDRWREKIAAFGPEWPERVRGVFSTPLLTKTEGGWRA from the coding sequence ATGCCATCACCCGCGTCGCCTGCCACCCCGTCTCCCGCCGCGCCGCACGAGTTCTGGCAGGAGATACATCCGCCCCGCACCTTTGAAACGGCAGGCCCGTATTCCACCTTCTTTCCGGCGGCACTGGATGACGGCCGGCAGATATGCCTGCCGATAAGGCCGCTGGCGGATGGGGAACATGCGCTGGCCTCGCTCATCGTCAATCAGGCCTCTTTTGAGGTGCTCGAGGCGCTGGCTGCCGATCTTGCCGCAAAGCTTCTTCCCTTCAAACCGGATGTCGTCATCGGCCTGCCGACGCTGGGGCTGACGCTTGCTGCCGTCGTTGCCCGGCATCTCGGCCATTCCCGTTACGTGCCGCTCGGCACCTCGCGCAAATTCTGGTATCTGGAGGAATTGTCGGTGCCGATGTCCTCCATCACCACAAGGCAGGAAAAACGGCTTTATATCGATCCGCGCATGCTGCCGCTCATCGAGGGCAGGCGCGTGGCGCTGGTGGATGATGTGATCTCCAGCGGCAGTTCCATCATATCGGGTCTTTCGCTGCTCGCCGCCTCCGGCATTCGGCCCGCCGTCATCGGTGCGGCCATGCTGCAATCGGATCGCTGGCGGGAAAAAATCGCCGCTTTCGGGCCAGAATGGCCGGAGCGGGTGAGGGGCGTTTTTTCAACGCCGCTGCTCACGAAAACGGAAGGCGGCTGGCGCGCTTGA
- a CDS encoding M20 aminoacylase family protein produces the protein MRLLDRIGEDLPFLTELRHDLHAHPELGFEEERTSAIVADLLERAGLKVHRGLGGTGVVATLQVGNGTRSIGLRADMDALAMPEVPDRPYKSKFPGKMHACGHDGHTAMLLGAARYLAKTRDFSGTVHFIFQPAEEGRGGAKKMVEDGLFDLFPCDAVYGLHNMPGLGIDEMAVVEGPQLASSDSWRVTFRGIGTHGAKPHLGRDPVTAAGTFLASLQTIVGRVVDPLQPAVVSACSVQAGDPKALNVIPDLVEIGGTARAYAADVRDQLEAEIGRLAKGTAAMFGIEAEYEFIRRIPPVINEAEATKRALRAAKTVFGNKTRTTFPPSTAGDDFAFFAGEAPGCYVWLGNGPAVDGALHHNTSYDFNDAAIVPGVAFWSTLVEQELAAE, from the coding sequence ATGAGACTGCTGGACCGGATCGGTGAGGACCTGCCATTCCTGACGGAGCTTCGCCACGACCTGCACGCGCATCCCGAACTGGGCTTTGAAGAGGAAAGAACCAGCGCCATCGTCGCCGATCTCCTCGAAAGGGCGGGACTGAAGGTGCATCGCGGTCTCGGCGGCACCGGCGTGGTCGCCACGCTGCAGGTGGGCAACGGCACGCGCAGCATCGGCCTGCGTGCCGACATGGATGCGCTTGCCATGCCTGAGGTTCCCGACCGGCCCTATAAATCGAAATTTCCGGGCAAGATGCATGCCTGCGGCCATGATGGCCACACCGCCATGCTGCTGGGTGCCGCACGTTATCTCGCAAAGACCCGCGATTTTTCCGGCACCGTGCATTTCATTTTCCAGCCGGCCGAAGAAGGCCGCGGCGGCGCGAAAAAGATGGTGGAAGACGGGCTGTTCGACCTGTTCCCCTGCGATGCGGTCTATGGGCTGCACAATATGCCGGGGCTTGGCATCGATGAAATGGCCGTGGTCGAAGGCCCGCAGCTCGCCTCGTCCGACAGCTGGCGCGTCACCTTCAGGGGCATCGGCACCCATGGCGCCAAGCCGCATCTCGGCCGCGATCCGGTGACGGCGGCGGGCACCTTCCTTGCCTCGCTGCAAACCATCGTCGGCCGCGTGGTCGATCCGCTGCAGCCCGCCGTGGTCAGCGCCTGTTCGGTGCAGGCGGGCGATCCGAAGGCGCTCAACGTCATTCCCGATCTCGTCGAAATCGGCGGCACGGCGCGTGCCTATGCGGCCGATGTGCGCGACCAGCTGGAAGCGGAAATCGGCAGGCTGGCAAAGGGCACGGCGGCGATGTTCGGCATCGAGGCGGAGTATGAATTCATCCGCCGCATTCCGCCCGTCATCAACGAAGCCGAGGCGACAAAACGGGCGCTGAGGGCCGCAAAAACGGTGTTCGGCAACAAAACCCGCACCACCTTCCCGCCCTCGACCGCCGGCGACGACTTCGCCTTCTTCGCGGGCGAAGCTCCCGGCTGCTATGTCTGGCTCGGCAACGGCCCGGCGGTGGATGGCGCGCTGCACCACAACACCTCCTACGACTTCAACGACGCGGCCATCGTGCCGGGCGTCGCTTTCTGGAGCACGCTGGTGGAGCAGGAGCTGGCGGCGGAGTAA
- a CDS encoding MFS transporter: MRQLNRQDFTPPIVMTADPPDVLWIRHGSRQFRRASAALFLAGFASFSLIYCVQPLLPEFPAEFGINPATASLALSLTTGTLAFAILLSGAFAQLFTRRNLMFVSMMMAAIANIIAASTQGWLWLLAARALEGFVLGGVPAVAMAYLAEEIEPSSLGKAMGLYVGGTAFGSMAGRVGMGLVSAYTSWQVAMYALGAVCVVAAIGFLLLLPPSRNFRPQHMPVKTHLGIWAQHLKNPELRRFYFVGAMLTSVFTTVFNYCAFRLVAPPYELGRTAVSMIFLTFALGIVASSYGGALVDRFSRRIMLTVAFSTILAGILLTFASSVILIVVGIAAITVGFFIGHSAASSGVGAHAGAAKSHASALYLLFYYCGASITGWAGGWFWIHAGWPGIMAITASCAFAGIVASLYRSGARPVRTD; encoded by the coding sequence ATGCGCCAGCTCAACAGACAGGATTTCACGCCACCGATCGTCATGACGGCGGACCCGCCTGACGTGCTCTGGATCAGACATGGAAGCCGCCAGTTTCGCAGGGCGAGTGCCGCGCTTTTTCTCGCCGGCTTTGCCAGCTTCTCGTTGATCTATTGCGTTCAGCCGCTTCTGCCGGAATTCCCGGCGGAATTCGGCATCAACCCTGCGACTGCGTCGCTGGCCCTGTCCCTGACGACAGGCACGCTTGCTTTCGCCATCCTTCTCAGCGGTGCTTTTGCGCAGCTTTTCACCCGCAGAAACCTGATGTTCGTTTCGATGATGATGGCCGCCATCGCCAATATCATTGCGGCGAGCACGCAGGGCTGGTTGTGGCTTCTTGCCGCCAGGGCGCTGGAAGGCTTCGTTCTCGGTGGCGTTCCGGCCGTCGCCATGGCCTATCTCGCAGAGGAGATCGAACCTTCCAGCCTCGGCAAGGCGATGGGGCTTTATGTCGGCGGGACGGCCTTCGGCTCCATGGCCGGGCGCGTCGGCATGGGGCTGGTTTCGGCTTACACCTCGTGGCAGGTGGCGATGTATGCGCTGGGTGCGGTCTGTGTTGTCGCAGCCATCGGCTTTCTCCTGCTGCTTCCGCCGTCACGCAACTTCCGGCCGCAGCATATGCCGGTGAAAACCCATCTGGGAATATGGGCGCAACATCTCAAGAACCCTGAGCTGCGGCGGTTCTATTTCGTCGGCGCGATGTTGACGAGCGTGTTCACCACCGTCTTCAACTATTGCGCCTTCCGTCTGGTGGCGCCGCCCTACGAGCTGGGCCGGACCGCTGTCAGCATGATTTTCCTTACCTTCGCCCTGGGGATCGTCGCATCCTCCTATGGCGGGGCGCTGGTCGACCGTTTCAGCCGGCGGATCATGCTGACCGTTGCCTTCTCGACAATTCTTGCCGGCATCCTGCTGACATTTGCGTCCAGCGTCATTCTCATCGTGGTTGGAATTGCGGCAATCACGGTCGGATTTTTTATTGGTCATTCGGCGGCAAGCAGCGGTGTCGGCGCCCATGCGGGCGCTGCGAAAAGCCACGCTTCCGCCCTCTACCTGCTGTTTTATTATTGTGGGGCAAGCATCACCGGCTGGGCCGGCGGCTGGTTCTGGATCCATGCCGGCTGGCCGGGCATCATGGCCATCACGGCCAGCTGCGCGTTTGCCGGCATTGTCGCCAGCCTTTATCGCTCCGGCGCACGGCCGGTCCGGACCGATTGA
- a CDS encoding LysR family transcriptional regulator, with amino-acid sequence MELRHIRYFLAIASEGSFTRAAEQLGIAQPPLSQQIKLLEQEIGVRLFRRLAHGAELTPAGQAFRTAVSHIPHQVSEGVRLARRAAAGETGILRIGVTGTAALNPLVPACIRAYRNKYPDVELQVMEANALLLTPALLEDRLDVALLRPSQSDPEALYEEVLADEPLLVALPVSHPLARRGTMIDLPELRDDPFILTPRSIGTSLHDASIKACEDAGFTPRLGPAAPHIVSILSLVAAELGVSLVPESVAQVKMQNIVLLPSSGPPPRLSISLAYRRGTTSPVVKNFVVAARTAARETQGQPLPQGE; translated from the coding sequence ATGGAACTGCGGCACATCCGTTATTTTCTGGCCATCGCCAGTGAGGGCAGCTTCACGCGGGCAGCGGAGCAGCTCGGCATCGCCCAGCCGCCGCTAAGCCAGCAGATAAAACTTCTGGAGCAGGAAATCGGCGTGCGGCTGTTCCGGCGTCTCGCACATGGGGCGGAGCTGACACCGGCGGGGCAGGCTTTTCGCACCGCCGTCAGCCATATTCCACATCAGGTAAGCGAAGGCGTCAGGCTTGCGCGAAGGGCAGCGGCCGGCGAGACCGGCATATTGAGAATAGGCGTTACCGGCACGGCGGCGCTCAACCCTCTCGTCCCGGCATGCATACGCGCCTACAGAAACAAATATCCCGACGTCGAGCTTCAGGTGATGGAGGCAAACGCCCTGTTGCTGACGCCGGCCCTGCTCGAAGACCGGCTGGACGTGGCGCTCCTGCGACCGTCCCAGTCCGATCCCGAGGCGCTTTACGAGGAAGTGCTTGCAGACGAACCGCTTCTGGTGGCGCTGCCTGTGTCGCATCCCCTCGCCCGGCGCGGCACCATGATCGACCTTCCGGAATTGCGTGACGACCCGTTTATCCTCACCCCGCGCAGCATCGGGACCAGCCTTCACGATGCATCGATAAAGGCCTGCGAGGATGCCGGCTTCACGCCCCGCCTGGGGCCGGCCGCACCCCATATCGTCTCCATCCTGTCGCTGGTCGCGGCCGAACTCGGCGTCTCCCTCGTTCCGGAATCCGTGGCGCAGGTAAAAATGCAGAATATCGTCCTGCTGCCCTCCAGCGGCCCGCCGCCACGGCTTTCCATATCGCTCGCCTACCGGCGCGGAACGACATCCCCCGTGGTGAAGAACTTCGTGGTCGCAGCCCGCACTGCCGCGCGTGAAACACAAGGCCAGCCATTACCGCAGGGCGAGTAA